The Camelus ferus isolate YT-003-E chromosome 4, BCGSAC_Cfer_1.0, whole genome shotgun sequence genome has a segment encoding these proteins:
- the POMT1 gene encoding LOW QUALITY PROTEIN: protein O-mannosyl-transferase 1 (The sequence of the model RefSeq protein was modified relative to this genomic sequence to represent the inferred CDS: deleted 1 base in 1 codon): MGFLQRPVVVTADINLNVVALTAVGLLSRLWQLAYPRAVVFDEVYYGQYISFYMKRIFFLDSSGPPFGHMLLALGGYIGGFDGNFLWNRIGAEYSSNVPVWCLRLLPALAGALSVPMAYQIVWELGFSPCAAMGAALLVLIENALVTQSRLMLLESVLIFFDLLAVLSYLKFFNSQKHRPFSLSWWFWLTLTGMACSCAVGVKYVGVFTYLLVLGVAAVHAWHLIGDQTLSNVCVLCHLLARAVALLVIPAATYLLFFYVHLALLCRSGPHDQIMSSAFQASLEGGLARITQGQPLEVAYGSQVTLKNAFGKPVPCWLHSHQSTYPVIYESGRGSSHQQQVTCYPFKDVNNWWIIKDPRRHQLVVNNPPRPVRHGDIVQLVHGMTTRFLNTHDVAAPLSPHSQEVSCYVDYNISMPAQNLWRLDIVNRESDAEVWKTILSEVRFVHVNTSAILKLSGAHLPDWGFRQLEVVGEKLSRGYHESTVWNVEEHRYGKSQEQKERELELHSPTESDISRNLSFMARFSELQWRMLTVRSDDSEHKYSSTPLDWVMLDTNIAYWLHPRTSAQIHLLGNIVIWASASLATMVYALLFLWYLLRRRRKVYDLPEDSWLRWVLAGALCAGGWAVNYLPFFLMEKTLFLYHYLPALTFQILLLPVVFEHISNHLCRSQLQRSLFGALVVAWFASACHVSNTLRPLTYGDRSLSPSELKALRWKDSWDILIRKY; this comes from the exons ATGGGATTTCTGCAGCGCCCTGTGGTGGTGACAGCTGACATCAACTTGAATGTCGTGGCTCTGACTGCGGTCGGGTTACTGAGCCGCCTGTGGCAACTTGCCTATCCACGGGCTGTGGT ttttgatgaAGTGTATTATGGGCAGTACATCTCTTTTTACATGAAGCGGATCTTCTTCTTGGACAGCAGTGGACCGCCGTTTGGCCACATGCTGCTGGCCTTGGGAG GTTATATAGGAGGATTCGATGGTAACTTTTTGTGGAACAGAATTGGAGcag AATACAGCAGCAACGTGCCCGTGTGGTGTCTGCGCCTGCTGCCGGCCCTCGCAGGGGCCCTGTCAGTCCCCATGGCTTACCAGATCGTGTGGGAGCTGGGCTTCTCTCCCTGTGCCGCCATGGGGGCCGCTCTGCTGGTGCTGATCG AGAACGCTCTGGTCACTCAGTCACGGCTGATGCTTTTGGAGTCAGTGCTGATATTTTTTGATCTATTGGCCGTGCTGTCTTACCTGAAGTTCTTCAACTCCCAGAAACACAG GCCCTTCTCCCTGAGCTGGTGGTTTTGGCTGACGCTGACGGGCATGGCCTGCTCCTGTGCAGTTGG CGTCAAATACGTGGGTGTGTTCACCTACCTGCTCGTGCTCGGAGTTGCCGCCGTCCACGCCTGGCACCTGATAGGAGACCAGACACTGTCAAAC GTCTGTGTGCTCTGTCACCTGCTGGCCCGAGCTGTGGCTCTGCTGGTCATCCCAGCCGCCACGTACCTGCTGTTCTTCTACGTCCACCTGGCCCTGCTCTGCCGTTCTGGGCCTCATGACCAAATCATGTCCAGTGCTTTCCAGGCGAGCTTGGAG GGGGGCCTGGCGCGCATCACACAAGGCCAGCCACTGGAGGTGGCCTATGGCTCCCAGGTCACTCTGAAGAACGCCTTTGGCAAACCCGTGCCCTGCTGGCTTCATTCCCACCAGAGCACCTACCCCGTGAT CTATGAGAGCGGCCGAGGCAGCTCCCACCAGCAGCAGGTGACCTGTTACCCCTTCAAGGACGTCAATAACTGGTGGATTATAAAGGACCCCAGGAG GCACCAGCTGGTGGTGAACAATCCTCCAAGGCCCGTGCGGCACGGCGACATCGTGCAGCTGGTGCACGGCATGACCACCCGCTTCCTCAACAC GCATGACGTGGCGGCCCCCCTGAGCCCCCACTCGCAGGAGGTCTCCTGCTAC GTCGACTACAACATCTCCATGCCCGCCCAGAACCTCTGGAGACTG GACATTGTGAATCGGGAGTCGGACGCAGAGGTCTGGAAGACCATCCTGTCCGAGGTCCGCTTCGTGCATGTAAACACCTCGGCCATCCTGAAG CTGAGCGGGGCGCACCTCCCGGATTGGGGCTTTCGGCAGCTGGAGGTGGTCGGGGAGAAGCTGTCCCGGGGCTACCACGAGAGCACCGTGTGGAACGTGGAGGAACATCGCTACGGCAAGA GCCAGGAGCAGAAGGAGCGGGAGTTGGAGCTGCACTCACCGACGGAGAGCGACATCAGCAGGAACCTGAGCTTCATGGCCAGATTCTCGGAGCTGCAG TGGAGAATGCTGACAGTGAGAAGTGATGACTCAGAACACAAGTACAGCTCTACGCCGCTGGACTGGGTCATGCTGGACACCAACATCGCTTACTGGCTGCATCCCAGGACCAGT GCCCAGATCCACCTGCTCGGGAACATCGTGATCTGGGCTTCGGCCAGCCTCGCCACCATGGTGTACGCCCTGCTCTTCCTCTGGTACCTGCTCAGACGCCGAAGGAAAGTCTACGACCTCCCTGAGG ATTCCTGGCTGCGCTGGGTGCTGGCTGGGGCGCTGTGTGCCGGGGGCTGGGCCGTGAACTACCTCCCCTTCTTCCTGATGGAGAAGACGCTCTTCCTCTACCACTACCTGCCCGCGCTCACCTTCCAGATCCTGCTGCTCCCCGTGGTCTTCGAGCACATCAGCAACCACCTGTGCAG GTCCCAGCTCCAGAGGAGTCTCTTTGGCGCGCTGGTTGTGGCCTGGTTCGCCTCCGCCTGTCATGTGTCGAACACGCTGCGTCCCCTAACCTATGGGGACAGGTCACTCTCACCCAGTGAACTCAAGGCCCTCCGTTGGAAAGACAGCTGGGACATCTTGATCCGAAAATACTAG
- the UCK1 gene encoding uridine-cytidine kinase 1 translates to MASAGGGDCEAAAPEADRPHQRPFLIGVSGGTASGKSTVCEKIMELLGQNEVDHRQRKLVILSQDSFYKVLTAEQKAKALKGQYNFDHPDAFDNDLMHRTLKNIVEGKTVEVPTYDFVTHSRLAETTVVYPADVVLFEGILVFYSQEIRDMFHLRLFVDTDSDVRLSRRVLRDVHRGRDLEQILTQYTTFVKPAFEEFCLPTKKYADVIIPRGVDNMVAINLIVQHIQDILNGDICKWHRGGSNGRSYKRTFSEPGDHPGVLTSGKRSHLESSSRPH, encoded by the exons ATGGCTTCGGCTGGAGGCGGCGACTGCGAAGCCGCCGCGCCCGAGGCGGACCGTCCTCACCAGCGGCCCTTCCTGATCGGGGTGAGCGGCGGCACCGCGAGCGGCAAG TCAACCGTGTGTGAGAAGATCATGGAGCTGCTGGGACAGAATGAAGTAGACCACCGGCAGCGGAAGCTGGTCATCCTCAGTCAGGACAGTTTCTATAAGGTCCTGACCGCGGAACAGAAGGCCAAGGCCTTGAAGGGACAGTACAATTTCGACCATCCAG ATGCTTTTGATAACGATTTGATGCACAGGACTCTGAAAAACATTGTGGAAGGCAAAACTGTCGAGGTCCCAACCTATGATTTTGTGACCCACTCAAG GTTAGCGGAGACCACAGTGGTCTACCCTGCAGACGTGGTCCTGTTTGAGGGCATCTTGGTGTTCTACAGCCAGGAGATCCGGGACATGTTCCACCTGCGCCTCTTTGTGGACACTGACTCCGATGTCAGGCTGTCAAGAAGAG TTCTTCGGGACGTGCACCGTGGCCGGGATCTGGAGCAGATTCTGACGCAGTACACCACCTTCGTCAAGCCGGCCTTCGAGGAGTTCTGCCTCCCG ACGAAGAAGTATGCTGACGTGATAATCCCTCGAGGGGTGGACAACATGG TGGCCATCAACCTGATCGTGCAGCACATCCAGGACATCCTCAACGGCGACATCTGCAAGTGGCACCGCGGAGGGTCCAACGGGCGCAGCTACAAGAGGACGTTTTCCGAGCCCGGAGACCACCCTGGGGTGCTGACCTCGGGCAAACGGTCGCACCTGGAGTCCAGCAGCAGGCCCCACTGA